A region from the Muribaculum gordoncarteri genome encodes:
- a CDS encoding C1 family peptidase, which yields MKLLLSAILAGAVAFNASADDKAAKNDSTGFKFTDVKVVKTTPVKDQNQTGTCWCFSGNSFFEEEAMHKGAPEVDLSEMFVVRNCYIDKAKKYVRMNGATNFSQGGSILDVPYVWEHYGAMPEEAYAGLNYGEKKHVHGELSAVMKAYLDAVIAKHDRKYSTAWLKGFEGILDAYLGEVPESFTYNGKTYTPQSFAAELNLDMDDYVPLTSFTHHPYYKPFGLEVSDNWLWGNYYNLPLDELKTVVDNAIDKGYSVVWAADVSEGGFKWNEGFAVMPKEKDEKDLTGTELARWVKLSDRDRANSRFDIKGPVEEMEITPEIRQDMFDRQETTDDHGMVIVGKAVDQKGNKYYKVKNSWDTNQVYDGYFYVSEPYFLAKTLSVLVNRNAIPAATAAKIK from the coding sequence ATGAAACTGCTTTTAAGTGCCATTTTGGCCGGCGCAGTGGCTTTCAACGCCAGCGCCGACGACAAGGCTGCCAAAAACGACAGCACAGGATTCAAATTCACCGATGTGAAAGTGGTTAAGACCACACCCGTTAAGGACCAGAACCAGACCGGTACATGCTGGTGCTTCTCAGGAAACTCATTCTTTGAGGAAGAGGCCATGCACAAAGGCGCTCCCGAAGTCGATCTCAGCGAAATGTTTGTTGTGCGCAACTGCTACATCGACAAGGCAAAGAAATACGTAAGGATGAACGGTGCCACCAACTTTTCACAGGGCGGCAGCATTCTTGATGTTCCCTACGTGTGGGAACACTACGGCGCAATGCCCGAAGAGGCTTACGCAGGCTTGAACTATGGCGAGAAAAAGCACGTTCACGGTGAGCTTTCGGCTGTCATGAAGGCCTATCTTGACGCAGTTATCGCCAAGCACGACCGCAAATATTCGACTGCATGGCTTAAGGGATTTGAAGGAATCCTCGACGCCTATCTGGGAGAAGTGCCCGAATCGTTCACTTATAACGGCAAGACCTACACCCCGCAAAGCTTCGCAGCCGAGCTCAATCTCGACATGGACGACTATGTTCCCCTCACCTCGTTCACTCATCACCCCTACTACAAGCCTTTCGGTCTTGAAGTTTCCGACAATTGGCTTTGGGGCAACTACTACAACCTGCCTCTTGACGAGCTGAAGACTGTTGTTGACAACGCTATCGACAAAGGCTACTCGGTTGTATGGGCTGCCGATGTAAGCGAAGGCGGCTTCAAGTGGAATGAAGGCTTTGCCGTAATGCCTAAGGAAAAGGACGAGAAGGACCTTACCGGAACCGAACTCGCCCGTTGGGTGAAGCTTTCCGACCGTGACCGCGCCAACTCACGCTTCGACATAAAGGGCCCGGTTGAAGAGATGGAAATCACCCCCGAGATACGCCAGGACATGTTTGACCGTCAGGAAACAACCGACGACCACGGCATGGTCATCGTAGGCAAGGCCGTAGACCAGAAGGGCAACAAGTATTACAAGGTAAAGAACTCTTGGGACACCAATCAGGTGTATGACGGATATTTCTACGTATCGGAACCCTATTTCCTCGCAAAGACTCTCAGCGTGCTCGTTAACCGCAACGCAATACCTGCGGCAACAGCGGCAAAGATAAAATAA
- a CDS encoding tRNA threonylcarbamoyladenosine dehydratase, whose translation MPVNEFNQRTALLLGNEAVELLATRRITVVGTGGVGSYAVEMLARAGVGHITIVDADVVAPSNLNRQLPALHSTIGAPKVEVMKRRIHDINPECTVTALEMFMTPDNVSSILGDNPHYVIDAIDSIAPKIALIEHCYRNKIKLISSMGAGGRVDPTKIRYADISETFHDGLARVVRQRLKQCGITSGVKVVFSTEQAQRSSLILTDEMPCKASSFGTVAWIPAIFGMMLAAYAINSITGKR comes from the coding sequence ATGCCGGTAAATGAATTCAACCAACGCACGGCTCTGCTGCTCGGAAACGAAGCAGTGGAGCTGCTTGCTACACGGCGCATAACCGTTGTGGGCACCGGCGGTGTGGGCAGTTACGCGGTGGAGATGCTCGCCCGTGCCGGTGTGGGACACATAACCATCGTCGATGCCGATGTAGTGGCTCCGAGCAACCTCAACCGACAGTTGCCGGCCCTACACTCGACAATAGGAGCGCCCAAGGTCGAGGTCATGAAACGCCGCATCCACGATATAAATCCCGAATGTACCGTCACGGCATTGGAGATGTTCATGACTCCCGATAACGTATCGTCGATTCTCGGCGACAATCCCCACTATGTCATCGACGCCATCGACTCCATAGCCCCCAAGATAGCATTGATAGAGCACTGCTATCGCAATAAGATCAAGCTTATATCGTCGATGGGTGCGGGAGGACGCGTCGACCCCACGAAAATACGTTACGCCGACATCTCCGAAACATTCCATGACGGGCTTGCCCGAGTGGTGCGTCAGCGGCTTAAACAGTGCGGAATCACTTCGGGAGTAAAGGTGGTGTTCTCTACCGAACAGGCGCAGCGCAGCTCCCTCATACTCACCGACGAGATGCCCTGCAAGGCATCATCATTCGGAACCGTGGCATGGATACCGGCAATATTCGGCATGATGCTTGCCGCCTATGCCATAAACAGCATTACAGGAAAAAGATGA
- a CDS encoding ABC transporter ATP-binding protein, producing the protein MIQVRDISKSYGNLQVLSDINLDIMKSEIVSIVGPSGAGKTTLLQIIGTLERPDSGKVLYDGEDVMSLKDARLAKFRNRNIGFVFQFHQLLPEFTVVENVAMPALIGGSSRAAAFSKAKELIEYLGLADRADHKPAQLSGGERQRAAVARALVNSPRVVLADEPSGSLDSHNRRELHKLFFDLRRDMGHTFVIVTHDESLAADTDRIIHMRDGHITEIINQKDIIA; encoded by the coding sequence ATGATACAAGTACGCGACATATCAAAGAGCTACGGCAACCTGCAGGTGCTCTCCGACATAAACCTCGACATTATGAAGAGCGAAATAGTGTCGATTGTGGGCCCCAGCGGAGCGGGAAAGACAACTCTGCTGCAAATAATAGGCACTCTCGAACGCCCCGACTCGGGCAAGGTGCTTTACGACGGCGAGGATGTCATGTCGCTTAAGGACGCGCGACTTGCAAAATTCCGCAACCGCAACATAGGCTTTGTTTTCCAGTTTCATCAACTTTTGCCCGAGTTTACCGTTGTTGAGAATGTGGCAATGCCGGCACTTATCGGAGGAAGCAGCCGTGCGGCAGCCTTCTCCAAGGCCAAGGAGCTGATAGAGTACCTCGGACTCGCTGACCGCGCCGACCATAAGCCGGCTCAGCTATCGGGAGGAGAGCGACAGCGTGCCGCCGTGGCACGTGCGCTTGTCAACAGCCCTCGTGTAGTGCTAGCCGACGAGCCGTCGGGAAGCCTCGACAGCCACAACAGGCGTGAGCTGCACAAGCTGTTCTTCGACCTTCGTCGCGACATGGGACACACGTTTGTCATCGTCACCCATGACGAGTCGCTGGCCGCCGACACCGACCGCATAATACACATGCGTGACGGTCACATAACAGAAATAATAAATCAAAAAGACATCATTGCCTAA
- a CDS encoding NigD1/NigD2 family lipoprotein: MTHIFRYKTIASFMAALMAVTMSSCSDEEYSTEMMLSDIVTVTSVGNDTRFEFQRYDDSPLIKLTAGNVDLPEKIVNNRVLLRYYPESGEPYTSGAVKVVGLTLINNDTTRIRPIEKYNWTATPVYLNSIWRTGNYLNLRMKVEYSEKPRQFGLVVDSLTLKNPQPEVYLVHDKQGQPENYMMETYASFDMTNLWSLPTCQSIKVHVNDTNLKKDIYIFTKKQ; this comes from the coding sequence ATGACACATATTTTCCGATATAAGACAATCGCATCATTCATGGCCGCATTAATGGCTGTGACCATGAGCTCATGCAGCGACGAGGAGTATAGCACCGAGATGATGCTTAGTGACATTGTCACTGTCACATCGGTGGGCAATGACACAAGATTTGAATTTCAGCGTTACGATGACTCTCCGCTCATAAAACTCACCGCCGGCAATGTAGACCTCCCCGAAAAAATAGTCAACAACCGAGTGTTGCTGCGTTACTATCCAGAATCGGGAGAGCCCTATACTTCGGGAGCGGTAAAGGTAGTGGGACTCACCCTTATCAACAACGACACGACGCGCATACGCCCCATCGAAAAATACAACTGGACAGCCACGCCGGTCTATCTTAACTCGATATGGCGCACCGGCAACTACCTGAATCTGCGCATGAAGGTGGAATACTCCGAGAAACCGCGTCAATTCGGACTTGTGGTCGACTCTCTCACTCTGAAAAATCCGCAGCCCGAGGTCTACCTCGTCCATGACAAGCAAGGTCAGCCCGAAAACTACATGATGGAAACCTATGCTTCATTCGACATGACCAACTTGTGGTCACTCCCCACTTGTCAGTCGATAAAAGTACATGTCAACGACACAAACCTAAAAAAGGACATCTACATATTCACTAAAAAACAATAA
- a CDS encoding DUF3467 domain-containing protein yields the protein MDNNNGKKNEIKIELTPEVANGHYANLAMIVHSPNEFFMDFIALAPNMPQAKVQSRIIMTPENAKQLLFALRENVELYEKTFGVIEPRRPMGNNGDLPNPFKA from the coding sequence ATGGATAACAACAACGGAAAAAAGAACGAGATTAAGATAGAGCTTACCCCCGAAGTGGCAAACGGTCACTACGCCAATCTCGCAATGATAGTACATTCGCCCAACGAATTTTTCATGGACTTCATCGCGCTTGCGCCAAACATGCCGCAAGCCAAGGTGCAGAGCCGCATAATCATGACTCCCGAAAATGCCAAGCAGCTGCTTTTTGCCCTGCGTGAGAATGTCGAACTGTATGAGAAGACCTTCGGCGTAATCGAGCCTCGCCGTCCTATGGGCAACAACGGCGACCTGCCCAATCCCTTCAAAGCTTGA
- the cysS gene encoding cysteine--tRNA ligase, with protein MIENYLSLYNSLSRRKERFVPIHEGRVGMYVCGPTVYGDGHLGHARPAITFDILYRYLNHLGYKVRYVRNITDVGHLEHDADEGEDKIAKKARLEQLEPMEVVQHYLNRYHKAMDDLNVLPPSIEPHASGHIIEQIEYIKKILDSGYAYISEGSVYFDVPKYNRDHHYGKLSGRNIDELLATTRALDGQQEKHNPADFALWKKAAPEHIMHWPSPWSEGFPGWHLECSTMGEKYLGETFDIHGGGMDLMFPHHECEIAQSVAHNGKETVHYWMHNNMITINGQKMGKSLGNFITLDEFFTGSHPSLEQPYSPMTIRFFILQAQYRSTLDFSNEALQASEKALNRMLEGWRRLYELTPSETSTIDVKDLRAKCYEAMDDDLNTPIVIAHLFEACRLINQVNDGKATATADDIKELKELFDIFLINILGIRTDILGNGASSGEALKPFEDAVGLLLDIRAKAKASKDWATSDLIRNRLSEIGFDIKDTKDGYEWSLKK; from the coding sequence ATGATCGAAAATTATCTTTCTTTATATAACTCACTGTCACGCCGCAAGGAACGTTTCGTCCCCATACACGAAGGAAGAGTGGGAATGTATGTATGCGGCCCAACCGTCTACGGTGACGGACATCTCGGTCACGCACGCCCTGCAATAACATTCGACATCCTTTACCGTTACCTCAACCATCTCGGCTACAAGGTGCGTTACGTGCGCAATATAACCGATGTGGGTCATCTTGAACACGATGCCGACGAAGGCGAGGACAAGATTGCCAAGAAAGCTCGACTTGAACAGCTCGAGCCCATGGAAGTGGTACAGCACTATCTCAACCGCTACCACAAGGCCATGGACGACCTGAACGTATTGCCGCCGTCAATCGAGCCTCACGCATCGGGTCACATTATCGAACAGATTGAATATATCAAGAAGATTCTTGACAGCGGATATGCCTACATCAGCGAAGGTTCGGTATATTTCGATGTCCCAAAGTACAATCGCGACCACCATTACGGCAAACTTTCGGGACGCAACATTGACGAGCTGCTCGCCACCACACGTGCGCTTGACGGTCAGCAGGAGAAGCACAATCCGGCCGATTTCGCCCTTTGGAAAAAGGCAGCGCCCGAACACATAATGCACTGGCCTTCGCCCTGGAGCGAGGGATTCCCCGGCTGGCACCTCGAATGTTCGACCATGGGCGAAAAGTATCTCGGTGAAACATTTGACATACACGGAGGCGGCATGGACCTGATGTTCCCCCATCACGAATGTGAGATAGCTCAGTCGGTGGCTCACAACGGCAAGGAAACCGTACACTACTGGATGCACAACAACATGATTACCATCAACGGACAGAAGATGGGCAAATCACTCGGCAACTTCATCACACTCGATGAGTTCTTCACCGGTTCGCATCCGTCGCTTGAACAGCCCTACTCTCCCATGACCATACGCTTCTTCATCCTGCAGGCACAATACCGAAGCACTCTCGACTTCTCTAACGAAGCGCTCCAGGCATCGGAGAAAGCTCTTAACCGAATGCTTGAGGGATGGCGACGACTCTACGAACTCACGCCGTCGGAAACATCGACAATCGATGTAAAGGATCTTCGTGCAAAATGCTACGAGGCAATGGACGACGACCTCAACACTCCTATTGTAATCGCACACCTGTTTGAGGCTTGCCGACTCATAAATCAAGTCAACGACGGAAAGGCCACCGCTACAGCCGACGACATCAAGGAACTGAAGGAGCTCTTTGACATATTCCTGATCAACATTCTCGGCATACGCACCGACATTCTCGGCAACGGAGCGTCATCAGGCGAGGCTCTGAAGCCCTTTGAGGATGCTGTGGGACTACTTCTCGACATCCGCGCCAAGGCTAAAGCGTCGAAGGATTGGGCAACAAGCGACCTTATACGCAATCGCCTCTCTGAAATAGGTTTTGACATCAAGGACACCAAGGACGGCTACGAATGGAGTCTCAAAAAATAG
- a CDS encoding DMT family transporter, translating to MTRTLSDNGAWKGHLAMLFANMVWGIMAPISKTILLTGLVSPVALSAIRIAGGALVFFIMDMILPSSIVKKEKIMRGDYMKLFLASILMIACNQGLYIMGVGLTSPIDATVMCTITPIFTMILAAILIGMPITWMKAAGVAVGLGGALMLVLSDSDSSHGSTNPVLGDILCLAAQFCAALYYVIFKDIISRYSPWTMMKWMFWFSAVTYVPCCLPWLMEVDYTSLPPFVWWSMAYIIIFASFIAYLLIPYSQRLLKPTVVSMYTYFQPVFSALLATAIGIAAFGLTKITATALIFIGVAFVTRSTTDKPQPAKQ from the coding sequence ATGACTCGTACACTATCCGACAACGGAGCTTGGAAAGGACATCTGGCAATGTTGTTTGCCAATATGGTGTGGGGTATAATGGCCCCAATCTCCAAGACCATACTGCTTACAGGGCTGGTCAGCCCGGTTGCTCTCTCGGCGATAAGAATCGCCGGGGGAGCTTTGGTTTTCTTCATCATGGACATGATATTGCCGTCGTCCATTGTAAAGAAGGAGAAAATAATGCGAGGCGACTACATGAAGCTGTTTCTCGCATCCATCCTGATGATTGCCTGCAACCAAGGGCTTTACATCATGGGTGTAGGCCTCACATCACCCATCGACGCCACCGTCATGTGCACCATCACGCCTATTTTCACCATGATTCTTGCGGCAATACTCATAGGAATGCCCATAACATGGATGAAGGCTGCCGGTGTGGCCGTGGGCCTTGGAGGTGCGTTGATGCTCGTGTTGTCGGACAGCGACAGCTCCCATGGCTCGACCAACCCCGTACTCGGCGACATCCTGTGCCTTGCCGCCCAATTCTGCGCAGCGTTGTACTACGTTATATTCAAGGACATCATAAGCCGCTACTCGCCATGGACCATGATGAAGTGGATGTTCTGGTTCTCGGCCGTCACCTACGTGCCCTGTTGTCTACCGTGGCTTATGGAGGTCGACTACACCTCGCTGCCGCCTTTCGTGTGGTGGTCGATGGCCTACATCATCATTTTCGCATCATTCATCGCCTATCTGCTCATACCCTACTCCCAGCGTTTGCTTAAGCCTACGGTAGTGAGCATGTACACCTATTTCCAGCCGGTATTCTCGGCCCTGCTTGCAACAGCAATAGGAATCGCAGCTTTCGGATTGACCAAAATCACCGCAACGGCGCTGATATTCATAGGCGTGGCTTTCGTTACGCGCTCCACGACCGACAAGCCGCAACCGGCAAAACAATAG
- a CDS encoding ATP-dependent DNA helicase yields MDTMQFAELVVSSLPYTPTSQQVEVIAALSRFCSSRTPSDTVFLLNGYAGTGKTSLCAALVRTLNSVGIGTVLLAPTGRAAKVLGAFAKHPSYTIHRRIYSVGGNDITSARVLRQARNNSTNVVFIVDEASMIGDDSSSGNLLENLVHYVYSGINCRLILLGDTAQLPPVGCEESPAMSVKQLRSLGLRVNRAVLTATVRQASDSGILYNATWLRRAMKKDPLPPPKLTVTPFSDVNVVDGEELEDMINEAYARDGVSQSILITRSNKRATEFNLAIRSRIFYSEEELTSEELLLVAKNNYYWSKKIKGLDFIANGDVAMVEKIYSTESRYGHRFADVRLLLPDREITLDCKIMLDTLVSDDASMSREVMMKLYESIVADPDDSEQSAATRAANALKSPYFNAIQVKYAYAVTCHKAQGGQWSNVFVDMSYIPPEAMGIDFYRWLYTAVTRATSNLYLLSPTVEII; encoded by the coding sequence ATGGATACGATGCAGTTTGCCGAGCTTGTCGTGAGCTCATTGCCCTACACCCCCACTTCACAGCAAGTCGAGGTGATAGCGGCGTTGTCACGATTCTGCTCGTCACGCACACCTTCCGACACCGTATTCCTGCTCAACGGTTATGCCGGCACGGGAAAAACATCGTTATGTGCCGCACTTGTACGCACACTCAATTCGGTGGGCATAGGCACCGTGCTACTCGCGCCTACGGGACGCGCCGCCAAGGTGCTCGGCGCATTTGCCAAGCACCCCTCCTACACGATACACAGGCGTATTTACAGTGTAGGAGGCAACGACATCACATCGGCACGTGTGCTCCGTCAGGCACGTAACAACTCGACAAATGTCGTATTCATCGTCGACGAAGCATCCATGATAGGCGACGACAGCTCATCGGGCAATCTTCTTGAAAACCTTGTACACTATGTCTATTCAGGCATCAACTGCCGACTGATTCTACTCGGCGACACCGCCCAGCTGCCTCCTGTAGGATGCGAGGAGAGTCCTGCCATGAGCGTTAAGCAGCTGCGGTCGCTCGGGTTGAGAGTCAATCGTGCGGTGCTCACTGCAACCGTCAGGCAGGCATCCGACTCCGGAATCCTATATAACGCCACATGGCTTAGACGGGCTATGAAAAAGGATCCCCTGCCCCCGCCAAAGCTCACCGTAACACCATTTAGTGATGTAAACGTGGTTGACGGTGAAGAGCTTGAGGACATGATAAACGAAGCCTATGCACGTGACGGTGTGTCACAATCCATATTGATAACACGCTCCAACAAACGCGCCACCGAGTTTAATCTCGCAATACGCTCACGCATCTTCTACAGCGAAGAGGAGCTTACATCCGAGGAGCTGCTTCTTGTCGCCAAAAACAACTACTACTGGAGCAAGAAGATAAAGGGACTCGACTTCATTGCCAACGGCGATGTGGCAATGGTTGAAAAAATCTATTCCACCGAGTCACGCTACGGTCACCGGTTTGCCGATGTGCGATTACTTCTCCCCGACCGTGAAATAACTCTCGACTGTAAGATTATGCTCGACACTCTTGTGTCGGACGACGCTTCAATGAGCCGCGAGGTGATGATGAAACTCTACGAAAGCATAGTCGCCGACCCCGACGACAGCGAGCAATCGGCAGCAACACGAGCCGCCAACGCCTTGAAGAGCCCCTACTTCAATGCAATACAGGTGAAGTATGCCTACGCCGTGACATGTCACAAGGCGCAGGGCGGACAATGGAGCAATGTTTTTGTCGACATGAGCTACATTCCTCCCGAAGCTATGGGAATCGACTTCTACCGTTGGCTGTACACTGCCGTGACACGCGCCACCTCCAATCTATACCTGCTTAGCCCTACGGTTGAAATAATCTGA
- a CDS encoding ATP-binding protein, with amino-acid sequence MYNIFDITPRKDQKEIGNELYEFAKANKLYDVQLDILRNLSNLYLIAPSDSMHKVLIAETELVPESDDKKMTKLFLEIALNAKQASNATEAERQYRLRELMKEYNEEPSNDLYDRIRQLFNLCIYLGTTTHGELYVDYANKLINLINRLPQEYNPLRNMYYSQMGPIYTANNQYVQAIAADKEQLKIVKELEKRYHSQGRRYRNYDANYYNVYRRMLSNYSVLSPEEIEDYNNQINAISRRNSTIRNDIMHNQRSTIYYLMATKRYKEALHLLKKQIDNPVNAQHRRQFLKLMMEAAGAINDKESLLEATMAYNKQLEEYNKLKAAEIYKELQIKFDINELRNRNVELELEMRNSELESNRKLLRVVITAGIILLVMLVIAIWLYLRTRRLAKNLEKSREKLQREQENLITAQQELIEARNQAESANKMKTQFIRNMRHEIRTPLSAVIGFSQLIVDSIPEKYRGDMERYSDIIMINNEMILTLINDVLDTAGMETGTIKLDPKPTSLQQICSIAISVVEHLANPGVIMKFENEGDKDFVLNTDAARVEQVLINLLKNATKFTSRGSITLGYKVDKENKQVVFSVTDTGIGIPADKMKMIFNRFEKVNNFSQGSGLGLHICRLIANMVNGEVCIDPNYRNGARFLFIHPIV; translated from the coding sequence ATGTATAATATATTCGACATTACACCACGCAAGGATCAAAAGGAAATAGGTAATGAACTTTACGAATTTGCCAAGGCAAACAAGCTCTACGATGTACAGCTTGACATACTTCGTAATCTCTCAAACCTATATCTGATCGCACCGTCCGATTCGATGCACAAAGTGCTAATAGCCGAAACCGAACTCGTTCCTGAGAGCGATGACAAGAAAATGACAAAACTTTTTCTTGAAATAGCGCTTAACGCCAAACAAGCAAGCAACGCAACCGAAGCCGAGCGCCAGTACCGACTGCGCGAGCTTATGAAAGAATACAACGAAGAACCCAGCAACGACCTGTACGACCGCATACGCCAACTCTTCAACCTATGCATATATCTTGGAACCACAACCCACGGTGAGCTATATGTCGACTATGCCAACAAGCTAATAAACCTCATCAATCGACTGCCCCAGGAATATAACCCGCTACGCAATATGTACTATTCGCAGATGGGGCCGATATACACAGCCAATAACCAGTATGTTCAGGCTATAGCCGCCGATAAGGAGCAGCTGAAGATTGTCAAAGAACTTGAAAAACGTTATCACAGTCAAGGACGACGCTACAGGAATTACGACGCAAACTACTATAACGTTTATCGTCGCATGCTCAGCAACTACTCGGTGCTCTCGCCCGAAGAGATCGAGGACTACAACAATCAGATAAACGCGATATCACGCCGCAATTCGACCATCAGAAACGACATCATGCACAATCAGCGCAGCACCATATACTATCTTATGGCGACAAAGCGCTACAAGGAAGCCCTGCATCTGTTGAAAAAGCAGATCGACAATCCCGTCAACGCACAGCATAGGCGTCAATTCCTCAAGCTGATGATGGAGGCTGCCGGCGCGATAAACGACAAGGAGTCACTCCTTGAAGCCACAATGGCCTACAACAAGCAGCTTGAAGAGTACAACAAGCTGAAAGCCGCCGAAATATACAAGGAACTTCAGATAAAATTTGACATAAACGAGCTGCGCAACCGCAATGTCGAGCTTGAACTTGAGATGCGAAACTCCGAACTGGAGTCCAACCGCAAGCTACTGCGCGTCGTCATTACAGCGGGTATCATCCTGCTGGTAATGCTCGTAATAGCTATATGGCTATATCTCAGGACAAGACGACTTGCCAAGAATCTCGAAAAATCACGCGAAAAGCTGCAACGGGAACAGGAAAACCTCATCACGGCGCAACAGGAGCTAATCGAGGCCCGCAACCAGGCCGAGAGCGCCAACAAGATGAAAACCCAGTTCATCAGAAACATGCGTCACGAAATCCGCACCCCGTTGAGCGCCGTCATAGGATTCTCGCAACTTATTGTCGACAGCATACCCGAAAAATATCGAGGCGACATGGAACGCTATTCCGACATAATCATGATCAACAACGAAATGATTCTCACGCTCATAAACGATGTGCTTGATACCGCCGGAATGGAAACGGGAACAATTAAGCTTGACCCCAAACCCACATCGCTACAGCAAATATGTTCGATAGCCATAAGCGTGGTCGAGCACCTCGCCAACCCCGGAGTAATCATGAAGTTTGAAAACGAAGGCGATAAAGACTTCGTTCTCAACACCGATGCCGCCCGTGTCGAGCAAGTTCTCATAAACCTTCTCAAAAATGCCACAAAATTTACATCTCGGGGCTCGATAACTTTGGGATACAAAGTAGACAAGGAAAATAAACAGGTGGTATTCTCGGTTACCGATACGGGAATAGGCATCCCGGCCGACAAGATGAAGATGATATTCAACCGATTTGAGAAAGTCAACAACTTCTCACAAGGCTCAGGACTCGGATTGCATATATGCCGACTTATAGCCAACATGGTTAACGGTGAAGTGTGCATCGACCCCAACTACCGCAACGGAGCCCGATTCCTGTTCATCCATCCCATTGTCTAA
- a CDS encoding YgjP-like metallopeptidase domain-containing protein produces MSEAKLVEFPDLGTVRIAFRNNTSRISARWKDGIVSVSAPAGMDFNEILRTIERFTPRLMSLRKDVTYREGVMEFEGITFEIRRQSVCPGKVLGSIMMPRAFIEVGVSLDMDDIDVKRAISRIMCRIALKVADKVLLPGARKLAAELNRRPAEWGIMRGHSTLGRCSGSGVIHLSYVLVFMPQELRDYIVCHELAHLEEMSHSKRFHAICDKLCSGRAAELERKLKAYRWPIIKM; encoded by the coding sequence ATGAGTGAGGCAAAGCTTGTCGAATTTCCCGATTTGGGAACGGTGAGAATAGCGTTTCGCAACAACACGTCACGCATCAGTGCGCGATGGAAGGACGGCATTGTGAGTGTATCGGCTCCTGCGGGGATGGATTTCAATGAAATTTTGAGGACAATAGAGCGTTTTACGCCACGACTTATGTCGTTGCGCAAGGATGTCACTTACCGTGAAGGAGTCATGGAATTTGAAGGTATAACCTTTGAAATCAGGCGACAAAGCGTTTGCCCCGGAAAGGTGCTTGGCTCGATAATGATGCCGAGGGCCTTTATTGAGGTGGGTGTGTCGCTCGACATGGACGACATCGATGTGAAGCGTGCCATAAGCAGGATTATGTGCCGCATTGCACTGAAGGTTGCCGACAAGGTGTTGCTGCCCGGAGCCCGCAAGCTGGCTGCGGAACTGAATCGCCGCCCGGCGGAGTGGGGAATAATGCGAGGACATTCCACGCTGGGCCGCTGCAGCGGTTCAGGCGTTATACATCTGAGTTACGTGCTTGTGTTCATGCCTCAGGAGCTGCGTGACTACATAGTGTGTCACGAGCTCGCGCATCTTGAGGAGATGTCACACTCCAAGCGCTTCCATGCGATATGTGACAAACTTTGTTCGGGGCGTGCCGCCGAGCTTGAACGCAAGCTCAAAGCTTACCGATGGCCTATAATCAAGATGTAG